A stretch of DNA from Lysinibacillus sp. B2A1:
TATTCATTTATAATTCGTTTGAGATTCGTAAAAGGTTACAAAAATTTTCATTAAAAAAGCAGAGCATAATTCTATACTCTGCGCTTCATAACCATTATTAAATTAGTGTATACAATGAACGTGCCTGCTTGGCTATTAATGTAAAACCACGTTCCTCAATTTCTTTAAACAATTGCGGCTCATAGTTCGGTACCATGAGATGTGAGAATTCTGCATCAATTGGAATATTCGTTTGAATAGTTGCAAGCTCGTGTGATAGCTTTAGCATGTCTACATTTTCTTGGATTTTCGTCCGTTGACCTGGCTTTAATTCATCTAATGATGTTAGTACATTTGCAATGGATCCATATGTTTGAATAAGTGTAAGTGCCTGCTTTGGTCCAATGCCTTTAACTCCTGGGTAGCCATCACTCGTATCCCCCATAAAGGCCTTAACCTGTGCAAATTGAATTGGCTCAATGCCATACTCCTCTTTAAAGCGCGTATCTGTATATACATCATACTCTGTATAGCCTTTTTTCGTAAAAGCAATTTCTGTTGATGGTCTTAAAAGCTGCAGTAAATCCTTATCTCCACTAATTACGGTAATATCAGCCTCATCCTGCCATTTCGTAATCATTGAGCCAATTAAATCGTCAGCCTCCATCCCCTTAACACCGAAATTTTGCCAGCCTATTTGCTGGGATAAATTTTTCGCCATATCGAATTGCGGTAGCATTTCATCTGGTGGTGAAGGTCGATTTGCCTTATAGCCATCAAATAATTCATTGCGAAATGTATGTGCACCCATATCCCAACAAACAGCAAGATGGGTCGGTCTCATGATAGATTGTGCGGTTAATACATGACGCACAAATCCTTGGGCACCATTAGTCGGCGTACCATCAGCAAGACGAATATAATGCCCCATTGCAGCTGAGGCAAAGAATGAGCGGAATAAAAGCGCCATGCCATCAACAATCAGTAATTTTGGTTTCGTTGTCATCATAAATAGTCCTCTCTATAACAATACAATGATTGTATTTATCCATCACTTAATTATTAACATTGTTCTATTATAGCAAACTATTATCAGTTACGTCCTAGTATAATTGTGTTTGGATTTTTCAAGCTCAATCAAAACTGAGACATCCTCTTGGAGCTTTATGTTGGCGTTTGCACCTCAGCTAGATAGCAAAAAATCTACTATAGAAATGTTAAGACCTCATTGTGTAAATATTACCAACAAACAGTTCATTATATCACTACCTAAT
This window harbors:
- a CDS encoding flap endonuclease → MMTTKPKLLIVDGMALLFRSFFASAAMGHYIRLADGTPTNGAQGFVRHVLTAQSIMRPTHLAVCWDMGAHTFRNELFDGYKANRPSPPDEMLPQFDMAKNLSQQIGWQNFGVKGMEADDLIGSMITKWQDEADITVISGDKDLLQLLRPSTEIAFTKKGYTEYDVYTDTRFKEEYGIEPIQFAQVKAFMGDTSDGYPGVKGIGPKQALTLIQTYGSIANVLTSLDELKPGQRTKIQENVDMLKLSHELATIQTNIPIDAEFSHLMVPNYEPQLFKEIEERGFTLIAKQARSLYTLI